Proteins from one Nicotiana tabacum cultivar K326 chromosome 23, ASM71507v2, whole genome shotgun sequence genomic window:
- the LOC107783422 gene encoding large ribosomal subunit protein eL43 — MTKRTKKAGIVGKYGTRYGASLRKQIKKMEVSQHSKYFCEFCGKYAVKRKAVGIWGCKDCGKVKAGGAYTLNTASAVTVRSTIRRLREQTES; from the exons ATG ACCAAGAGAACCAAGAAGGCCGGTATTGTCGGGAAGTATG GTACCCGTTATGGTGCTAGTTTGAGGAAGCAGATTAAGAAGATGGAGGTCAGTCAGCACAGCAAGTATTTCTGTGAGTTCTGTGGAAAG TACGCTGTGAAGAGGAAGGCTGTTGGTATTTGGGGTTGCAAAGATTGTGGCAAAGTCAAAGCAGGGGGTGCCTACACATTGAA CACTGCGAGCGCTGTGACTGTTAGGAGCACCATTCGAAGGCTTAGGGAGCAGACAGAGAGTTAG
- the LOC107783424 gene encoding uncharacterized protein LOC107783424, whose translation MHQKKSEVQIGKESICCISSDFNRTAPLVSSSSSLHQKHPSNSHNFNSGPQPLIFASSVSPSSSPGYQDHTAIQVFIDNDNNDAISPTPTTTPTTKTTPHKRPLLGVSSNNPSKSLIKTPTLSNSLHKYQFSSVKGQHPCRNLSNFHFYPCHIRLILIFSLLFFCFLVSRPKNSFFLDFLSAFAFSAALLFTLNLALPRFPSIRLFLAKSLPPIKIFSSKQVSKNALPVFWSIGSRPRIDKKVNTSGCYVQAYSNGDVFEGEFHKGKCSGSGVYYYYMSGRYEGDWVDGKYDGYGVETWARGSRYRGQYRQGLRHGFGVYRFYTGDVYAGEWSNGQSHGCGVHTCEDGSRYVGEFKWGVKHGLGHYHFRNGDTYAGEYFTDKMHGFGVYCFANGHRYEGAWHEGRRQGLGMYTFRNGETQSGHWQNGVLDIPSTHNTSYSVSPVAVYHSKVLNAVQEARRAAKRAYDVTKVDERVNRAVAAANRAANAARVAAVKAVQKQMHHRRNSDDLPMFN comes from the exons ATGCATCAGAAGAAATCTGAAGTGCAAATTGGAAAAGAAAGCATTTGCTGCATCTCTTCCGATTTCAATCGTACAGCGCCCCttgtttcttcttcatcttctcttcaTCAGAAACACCCTTCAAATTCCCATAATTTCAACTCTGGTCCCCAACCTTTGATTTTCGCATCTTCTGTGTCACCTTCTTCTTCACCTGGATATCAGGATCATACTGCTATTCAAGTTTTCATTGATAATGATAATAATGACGCAATTTCCCCTACCCCCACCACCACCCCTACCACCAAAACCACCCCACATAAAAGACCCCTTTTGGGAGTTTCATCAAACAACCCTTCAAAATCTCTCATAAAGACTCCAACTTTATCCAATTCTCTTCACAAATATCAATTTTCCTCTGTAAAGGGTCAACACCCATGTAGAAACTTGAGCAATTTCCATTTCTACCCCTGCCATATTCGGCTCATACTCATTTTTTCTCTTCTGTTCTTCTGTTTCTTGGTTTCACGTccaaaaaattctttctttttggattttctttctgCTTTTGCTTTTTCAGCAGCCCTTTTGTTTACACTGAATTTAGCACTTCCAAGATTCCCCTCAATTCGTTTATTCTTGGCTAAGTCTTTGCCTCCAATTAAGATTTTTTCATCAAAACAAGTGTCCAAGAATGCTTTACCAGTGTTTTGGTCAATAGGGTCAAGGCCAAGAATTGATAAAAAGGTAAATACTTCAGGTTGTTATGTGCAGGCATACAGTAATGGTGATGTGTTTGAGGGGGAGTTTCATAAAGGGAAGTGTAGTGGAAGTGGGGTTTATTACTATTACATGAGTGGGAGATATGAAGGGGATTGGGTTGATGGGAAGTATGATGGTTATGGGGTTGAAACATGGGCAAGGGGGAGCAGATATAGGGGACAATATAGGCAAGGACTTAGGCATGGATTTGGGGTTTATAGGTTTTATACAGGTGATGTATATGCTGGGGAATGGTCTAATGGACAAAGTCATGGGTGTGGAGTTCATACTTGTGAGGATGGGAGCAGGTATGTTGGTGAATTTAAGTGGGGAGTTAAGCATGGCCTTGGACATTACCACTTCAG GAATGGAGATACTTATGCTGGAGAATATTTTACTGATAAGATGCATGGTTTTGGAGTATATTGTTTTGCAAATGGGCATCGGTATGAAGGAGCCTGGCATGAGGGAAGGAGGCAAGGGCTTGGGATGTATACTTTTAGGAATGGGGAAACCCAGTCTGGTCATTGGCAAAATGGGGTCCTCGACATTCCAAGCACACATAATACCTCCTATTCTGTATCTCCTGTTGCTGTTTACCACTCCAAAGTACTAAATGCTGTACAG GAGGCACGACGAGCAGCAAAGAGGGCCTACGATGTGACTAAGGTTGATGAGAGAGTGAACAGGGCAGTTGCAGCAGCCAACAGAGCAGCCAATGCAGCTAGAGTAGCTGCGGTGAAAGCTGTGCAAAAGCAAATGCATCATCGGAGGAACAGTGATGACCTTCCAATGTTCAACTGA